ATGTTCGTCTCGCTCGCGCACACCGAGGCGCTCATCGACCGCACGCTCGCCGCCGCCGACGACGTGGCACAGGAGCTTGCCCCATGGTAATTGGTTGTGCAGGTGTCCACCAGCCGCTCAACGCTGTCGTGGAACGCGGCGACGTCGCGCTCCACGAGCTCGACGGGATCTCGTACCTCACCTACCCCGCGCTCGACGCGCTGCCCGGCGTGCGCGCTCTTACCACGCTGCGCGAGAGCGGCACCACGCACAAGCCGCACCGTTGTGGCGGACAATGGCTCGATCGCTTCATCCCGTGGCTCCAGCGCGCCCTCGACGTGCCCGAGGCCACCTTCTGCGCCGGCGAGCAGGTGCACGGGACTGCCTGCATGCTCGTCGGCTCTCAGGACGCGCCGCGCCCGGGCCGCCTCCGCCGCTTCATCGAGACCGACGCGTTGCTCACCACCGTGCCGGCCGTCGGCCTCATCGTGATCACAGCCGACTGCGTGCCCGTCTTCCTCGCCGAGCCCGCCGCGCGCGCCGTCGGCATCATCCACGCCGGCAAGGCCGGTACTGGGCTCGAGATCACGGGCTACGCCACCGGGCTCTTCTACTCCACCACATCGGCGGAAAGAGCCAACACGACGGCGCTCATCGGCCCGTCGATCGGCGACGGCTGCTACCCCGTCCGGCTATGGGACGAGAACGTGCGACAGCTTCGCGACACCGGCCTCGAGAGAATCATCACGCCCGCGATTTGCACTCGCTGCAATCTGGACCGCTTCTACTCCTACCGCGCCGAAAAGGGGTGCACGGGCCGCATGGTCTCCGCTATCATTCTTGCTGAAGCGTGATCCGACATGATCCGCAGAGGCGCCTGACCTGTGTTCGACCACATTGCCCGGAACCTTGATGCCATCCGCGGCCGCATCGCCGACGCGGCAGAACGCGCCGGCCGCTCGCCCGACGACGTGACGCTCGTCTGTGTCACCAAGACACGCTCGCTCGATGAGATCCGCGCGGCGCTCGACTGGGGCGTGCCCGTGCTTGGCGAGAGCCGGGTTCAAGAGGCGGCTGAGAAGATCCCCCAGCTGCCGCACACGGTCACTTGGCACCTCATCGGTCATCTCCAGCGGAACAAGGTCAAGCACGCCCTCGAGCTGTTCGACATGATCCACTCAGTCGACAGCCTGCGGTTGGCCGAGGAGATTGAGTCGCGCGCTGCGGCCGCGCAGGAGATCGTGCCCGTGCTCATCGAGGTCAACGTCGCGGGCGAGGACTCGAAGTTCGGCGCTGCGCTCGATGAGGTCGAACAACTTGCGGAGACTATCGGCCGCATGCCGAACGTTGATCTGGCGGGGCTGATGACAATGGCCCCGTTTGTCGACGACCCGGAGACGGTGCGCCACATCTTCAGCGGTCTGCGCGAGCTGCGCGACCGGATCCGCGACGAGCACGGTCTCGATCTGCCGCACCTCTCGATGGGCATGACGCAGGACTACGAGGTCGCCGTCGAGGAAGGCGCCACGATGGTCCGCATCGGCTCGGCCGTCTTCGAGCAGTAGACGGCCGGTCCGCACGGAAAGACCGCACTGCAACGGGGATGGAGAAGGGGGTACCTATGAAAGCCACAACACGTACTCTGGCGATCGTGTGCGTGGGGCTCATCGCCGTCGGCAACGCACTCGTTGCCCACAACGCGCTCGCCCTGCCGCCGGACAGCAGCGTCGCCGATCTCGACGTGCTCTACATCAGCCGCGCGCCGCGATACGCGCCGTATCAGGTAAACTACGGCCTGCCCGGGCGACAGGACCAGCCCACGCTCTCGAAGCAGACGCCCGACGGCCCGAAGCCGATGACGGCCGACGAGATCGCCGCCGTCAAGCGCTGGCCCGACTTGGGCGAGACGGTCACCTTCACGGCCGTCGTCGAAAACAAGGGCAGCGTGGCCTCGCCGCCGTTCGAGTACGCGTGGTACCTCGACGACAAGCGCGTCGCCGAGGGCAAGACTGACAAGGGCCTTCAGCCGGGCGAGCGCGTCGAGTTCACCCACGAGTGGCTCTGGAAGTTCGAACCGCACCGCGTCACGTTCTGGGCCGACCCGATGCGCCGCGTACGTCAGTTCTCGTACGCCAACGACGCACGCACGGCGTGGACGCACGCCAAGCTGTTGCGTTGCATTGTTGACCGCGTGACATACGACTCGTTCGCCGCGAACCGCAACGTCGTCGGCACAACCAGCTTCGAGGACTGGTGCCAGGAGCATGCTGACTGGATGAACCACCTCTGGGCCGACTCGGTCTACCCGACGGCGCCGCAAGGTGTGCTCGAGCGCGTCTCGATTGACACGATCATGGTCGCCGAAGACGAGGCCGCCATGCACGCGCTCGGCAACACGATCGCCAACGGCTACGACGGCGGCTGGTGGTTCGGCCGCAACGCCGACTGCGCGCGCTGGGCCGCGGGCATGGATTGGGGCCTCATCCACGAGTGGGGCCATCAGTTCGGCCTGACCGACCTCTACGCGCTCGACGTGCCCGGCTCGCACAATCTCGTCAAGGACGCGACAGGCACGCCGCTGCTAATCGGTCACATGAGCTTCTTCGCCGGCACGATGATGCACGGCCACGGTCCCGTCCTTTTCAGCGAGGATCAGGCCATTGCCCTCAACCACCAGCTCTGGCGGCGCCGCGGCTACTACGGCGACTACTACTACAACCTCGCGCCGCGCAACTACGCGCGCGTCGTTGACCGCGCGGGCAAGCCGGTCGCCGGTGCCACGCTGCGCTTCTGGCAACGCGACATGCACACAGGCACAATCGAGAGCGAGCCGACGTTCAGCGGCACGACGGACAAGAACGGCCTGTTCCTCATGCCCAACCGCCCGGCGCCGCACGTCGTGACCGACGGCCGCCCGAGCGGCGGCTACGAGCTGCGCGACAACCCGTTCGGCCACATCCACGTCGTCGGCCCGAACGGCGTAATGCTCGTCGAGATCTCGGCGCGTGGCCAGATCGACTACGATTGGCTCGAGATCCCGCAGCTCAACGTCGCCAAGGAACTTGGCGACGGCACAACGGCCGTTGTCACATACGACACCGGCCTGCCCGTCGAGGGTGCATCGCCCGCGCCACCGATGCCGACCGTTGTGCTCCACGGCGACAAAGCCGCCGTCACACTCAAGGGCGCGCGCCGTTGGGTCGTCATGCGCACCGAGCCAGCCACGTGGAACTGGACGCAGGTCGGCGACGCCGACGGCGAGACCTACATCGACACGCTGCCCGGCGGCGGTTTGTACCGCTACGCCGCGTGCCTCGAACGCGACGGCACGCTCTCAGCCCGCTCGGCCGCGTTCGGCGTCGCCTCGATGCGCGAGCCGTGGGGTCTGGCCCTCGCGCCCGACGGCGCGATCCTCGTTCGCGACCGCGCCGTCGGCCAGACGATGCTCATGCGGCCCGACCTGAGCGCCGTCGGCCTCATCGGCAGCGTGCACTGGCACCTCGAAGGCTCCTCCGACCACGCCACGACGAGCACGGGCGAGATCATCGTCGCCAAATGGCCTGACGGCTACGACCCCAAGCGCTCGTGGATCCGCCGCATCAACCCGCGCGTCAAGAGCGGCGAGTGGGATCGCACCGACCTCGCGGGCGGTGAGTTCGACAGCACCGACCCCGGCCGCTTCCATAGCCCGATGGGCGTCTGGGTCTTACCCGACGACAGCACGATCGTCGTCGCGGACACAGGCAACGACCGGGTCCAGACCCTCGACAAGGACGGCACGATCACCGGCGTCGTCACCGGCTTCAAGCAGCCGCACAAGGCGCTCATCGCCGGCGGCAAGCTCGTCGTATGCGACACCGGCAACCGGCGCGTCGTCGTGCTCGAGAGACAGGCGGGCGGCTGGAAGACGTTCGCCACGTTCGATGGTTTCGAGGCGCCCGTCTATTGCTGCCTCGGACCGAGCGACAGCGTGCTCATCGCCGACCGCGGCGCCGGCCGGATCTTCGCGATCAACTTCGGACGCTGGCAGCGCCTGGACTGGTCGCTGCCCGCCAAGAACGAGCCGAAGCTCGACGACCTCCGCGGCATCGCCTATGATGCGCAGCAGGGCGACCTGTTCTACATTGACGGGAAGGCCGGGCGCGTCGTCAAACGGCACATTCAGGACTAGGCGCACTGGCGGTCGTCCACCGTGTACCATGGGCGTCCGGCCGATGTTCCTCATGGGCACGATGCCCGTGCTACCGGCACGGCCGAGGCCGGACGAACGGCAGTGGAGCTAAGTACATGCTCGAGATTGCCACAAAGGGCGAAGCGGTCATCGTGAAGGTGCGCGTGCAGCCCAAGGCGTCGCGCGACGCGATCGTCGGCGAGTACAGCGGCGCACTCAAGGTGAGCGTCACCGCGCCACCCGACAAGGGGAAGGCGAATAAGGCTGTCGTCGAGGTGCTCGCGCGCGCGCTCGGCATCGCGAAGTCGAATGTCGAGCTGACAGGCGGAGCCGCCTCGCGGGGCAAGACGTTTGCCATCCGAGGCGCGACGAAGGCGCAGGTCGAGGCCTTGGCAACCGGAGGAGCATGAAGACCAACCCGAAGCATTGCCGCGAATGCGGTGGCGCGCTCGCAACGCGCCCGATTGAGGGCCGGCCCCGCGCCGTGTGCCCGGCGTGCGGTTCTATCAGCTACGTCAACCCGGTGCCGGCGGCGGCCGTCGCCGTCGTCGAGCACGGCTGCATCCTCCTCGTCAAACGCGCCGTCGAGCCGAAGAAGGGCCTCTGGTCGCTGCCGGCCGGCTTCCTCGAGATCGACGAGACGGTGCAGGAATGTGCCGTGCGCGAGACGAAGGAGGAAACAGGCCTCGACGTGGCGCTCGACGGAATCATCGACGTCATCACCGTCTTTGATGATCCGCGTTACGTCTGCCTGCTCGTCGTGTTCGCCGCCCACGTCGTCGGCGGCACGCTCGCACCGGGCGATGACGCGGCCGAAGCCGGCGCCTTCGGTCTTGACGAGCTGCCGCCGATCGCGTTCAAGTCACATGTGCGCGTCATCCGCGCCGCGCTGGATAAGGCATAGCCGCTTGTGGCAGAAGCGCTTCCACCTGGCAGCAGGGGCATCCCGCCCGTGAAGGTCAGCACAAGAACAGATGTCTTCCATGAGAGTGACATGGGCAAGATGCCCATGCCGCCTCGACTTGCCGCCACAGACCGTCAAGGGACTTCCGACTTGTATCCTTCGCTGCACGTGAAAGAGGTTCTGCCACCGGCTTCAGCCGGTGGTGGGAGGGTGGGGAGAGAAAGGGAGCCCGCTTCAGCGGGCTTCTCGACAAGGGCGTTTATGCAAGAGAAGCGTCATGTGACGGACAACTGGCTGAAGCCAGCCGTTGAGAAGCAGACTCAAGTCCGCTCAGGCAGGAGGAAACAGGAGCCAACAACCACCGGCTGAAGCCGGTGGCAGAGCATGCGTCCAGACAGATTGTGATTCATTCCCTCTCTCTATGTTGTCGAGCTGGAAAGAGAGAAAAGGGATGAATCAGAGGTTCCATAGACGAAAGGCGCACCATGATCGAGTGGATGTCAGGTATTCATCCGGTCCTTCAAGCGTTGATCGCGACATGCTTCACGTGGTTTCTCACAGCACTCGGCGCCGCCGCTGTCTTCACCACCAAGCACATGAGCCGCAAGCTGCTTGATGGCATGCTCGCCTTCGCCGCCGGGGTGATGATCGCGGCGAGTTGCTGGTCGCTGCTCATCCCATCGATCGCGATGTCGAACGGCCATACGCTTGGATCGTGGTTCCCGGCAGCGGCCGGGTTCCTGCTCGGCGGCGTCTTTCTGCGGGTCGTCGACCGCATTCTCCCCCACCTGCACCTCAACGCGCCGCGGAGCGAAGCCGAAGGGCTCCCGACGCATTGGAAGCGCACGACGCTCCTCATCCTGGCGATCACGCTGCACAACATCCCTGAGGGGCTGGCCGTTGGCGTGGCGTTCGGTGCGGTCGCGGCCGGGTTGCCGTCGGCGACCCTGGCGGGGGCGTTCGCACTCGCGCTCGGCATCGGCATCCAGAACTTCCCCGAGGGCATGGCTGTCTCGATGCCGCTGCGACGCGACGGCATGGGGCGGCTCAGGGCGTTCTGGTACGGCCAGCTCTCGGCCGTCGTCGAGCCGGTCGCCGGCGTCATCGGCGCAGCCGTCGTGCTTGCCGCTCAGCCCGTACTGCCCTATGCGCTCGCGTTCGCCGCCGGCGCCATGATCTTCGTCGTCGTCGAGGAGATCATCCCGGAGGCCGAGCGCAGCGGCAACACCGACATCGCCACCGCCGGCGCCATGATCGGCTTCACGGTCATGATGATCCTGGACGTCGCGCTGGGATGACGACAAGGCTCTGCGGACCGCTGTATCAGAAACACACTCTGCCGCTCTCAATCACCGCCGGCCGAAGCCCCCGCCACGGGCGTGCCGTCGGGCCCAGCCACGTGCTCGAGAAACCAGAGCCGCAGGCCCCGGCTCACGAAGGCCCCGTGGTAGATCGCTGTGCCGTCAGCATGGCGCACCGCGAAATGACCGAATATATGCTCGCGCCAGCGGCTGTCGTAGCAGCATTCGAGTTGAATGCCCTGAGGCCCCTCCAGCGAGACCCACCAGCGCCCCTCCGGCTCCCGACTGCCAACGAGAAACGCCGGCTTCGCGTCCCGGCACGCGTCCAGGAAGCCCTGGATCGCTTTCGGATCGCGCAGACTCACCATGTCCTCGCAATGGAACTAGCCCCTCACGGCAACCCGCTCGACCGAATCAGGAGTCAGATTCCTTAGCGCCCCCGCGTATCGCAGGGACGTCAGAGCACCGTCAACGATGATCGTGGCGTTCGAGCCGAGAATGAACACGCCAAGGGCCGCGTAGATGAGCGTACGTCCCGCCGTCATGCCCCGGCGTTCACTGCTGGCGATGTGCCAGGCAACGCCGAGCATCGCGAGGCCGAAGAAGGCGCAGAACACGAGCCCGATAGGCAGCAGGATGCCGACGTCTGAGAACGCGTAGACAGGTACAGCCGCGACGAACGCCGCTGCCCCCGGCGCCCACGTGCGCCACAGAAAGGAAACCCGCCACCAGACTCCGCCGTACGCACTCAAGCCTTCTGCCCTCTATGCCCGATCGCGCAACGCCCGTCAGGCATCCACCACCACGCCGTGCAGCGTACCACGCAACTGACGACCCTGGAAGCACCGGCGAAGGGCTACTCGCCCTTCCCTGTGCCCCTATCTCCGAACAACTCAGCGGCTTCCTTGAGCTGGGCCATGATAGGGACGCCGTGGGGACACTTCGGCTCGCACTGGCCGCACTCGGTGCAGGCTTCGGCCCGTACTTCCTCGGGCCATTGGCCGTATTGCCATCGGCCCGGGTCGATCATCTTGAACATGCGCGCGTAGTTGAGCAGCCGAAAGATGGACGGAATCCACACGCCGTTCGGGCACGGCATGCAGTAGTGGCAGCCGGTGCAGAACCGGTGGCCGATGACACTGAACTCGCGCAGAATGGCGTGCACGCGCTCACGGTCGTCCGGAACCAGCGGCTCGAACCGATCCGCGATGGCCACGTTCTCGTCGAGTTCCGCCACCGTAGCAATACCCGACACCGCCGCCGTCATCCCTTCGCATGACCAGACGAACCGGAGCGCGAACTCCGCGGAAGTCGCGGACCGAGCCGACTCCTGAACCTCCGCCGAATCCGGCAGCACGGCGCGCAACCGTTTGGCCGGGTCAACCAAGAGCCCGCCGGCCAAAGGACACATGGCAATCGTGCCTATGCCCTGGGCATTGGCATACGCGATCGCGCGCTCCTGCTCGGCGCTCAGGATGCTGTACTGGAGCGTCGCGCACTCGAACTCGCCGGTCGCCATGAGCTTCATCACATTGTCGGCTGAATCGTGGCTCGTGAAGCCGAAGTGCCTGATCACACCCTCGTGTTGGAGCTTGCGGACGGCTTCCAGCGCGCCGCCGGGCTTTCGGGCGTGGTCCCACCACCGCCAGCCGAATGCCCAGAAGTGGTAGAAATCCAAGTAGTCGACCTGCAACGCCTGAAGCGATGCTTCCACCTTGCGTCGGAGCGAATCGCCGTCGCTTTCGCCATCCACCATGCTCTTGGCGGAGATGAAGACGGACTCGCGGTGCGCCTTAAGCCCAAGACCGATCTTGCGCTCGCATGTACCCCCACAGTAGCCCGGCGCCGTCTCGAAGTAGTTGATGCCGCGCGCAGCGGCCGCCGAGACAAGGACCGCCGCTTCGTCCTCGTCGTCGGGCAATCGTCCCCCGCCGAACGACAGCAGCGAGATCTCCTTCCCCGTTCCGCCCAGCGTGCGGTACCTCATCCGCCGGCCTCCTCCGGCGTCGATGGGCTCTGACCGCTGTCGCCGAGCAGTTCGGCGGCTTCCTTGAGCTGGGCGATGATCGGGATACCGTGCGGGCACTTGGGCTCGCACTCGCCGCATTCGATGCAGGCCGAGGCGCGCGACTTCTCGGGGTACTCACCCCAGTACTGCTTCCTGGCCGCGTCGCCCAAGCCGTAGATGCGGGCGTAGTTGACGAGCTTGAAGATGCCCGGGATCCACACGTCGTTCGGACACGGCAGGCAGTAGCGGCATCCGGTACAGAACGCGTGGCCGAGGGCGGCGAACTCATCGAGCACCTTGAGGACCTGCGCGCGGTCGGCCTGGGTAACCGGCTCGAATCGCTCGACGGCCGCGACGTTCTCCTCCAGATCGCTCAGGCTCTCCATGCCCGAGGCGGCCGTGGTGACGCCGCTGTTGGACCAGACGAACCGCAGCGCAAGCTCGGCGTTTGTGGCCGATGTCCCGCCCGCCGGAAAGAGTCCGCTGAGCTTCTTCGACGGGCTGGCGAGCAGACCGCCCGCGACCGGGCACATGATGACGATGCCGACCCCTTGCCGGCGGGCATGGGCGATCGCCTCTTCTTTCTCGCGGTTGAGGATGTGGTAGTCAACCGTGGCGCTCTCGAACTCGCCGGTGTCGATGAGCTTGATGACATTCTCGCCCGTGTCGTGGCTCGTAAAACCGAAGTGGCGGATGACACCCTCGTCCTGGAGCTTGCCAACCGCCTCGATCGCCCCGCCCGGCTTGCGCGCGTGGTCGAACCACTGCCACTCGAATCCCCAGAACTGATAGAAGTCCAGGTAGCCTGTCCCCAGCGCCTCAAGTGACGCTTCAACCTTGGCCCGAAGCGAGTCGCCGGTCGTCTCCGCGCCGACACCGCTCTTGGTCGAGACGATGACTTTGTCGCGCCGCCCTTTGACGCCGAGGCCCACCTTACGCTCGCTCGTGCCGTCGCAGTAGCCGGGCGACGTCTCGAAGTAGTTGATTCCCTTGTCGACCGAGGCGGCGATCAGCGTGGCCGCCTCCTCCTCATCCTTCGGCAGCCGCATGCAGCCGAACGACAGCAGCGAGACCTCCAAGCCGGTCCGGCCCAGTGCCCTGTACTTCATCGCCTACTCCTGTTGTTGGTTAAGGCTGGTCCGGCAGGGGGGTGCCAAGGGCTTGAGTTGAATGTATGTCACGCAGGTCGAGGCGTCAAGCCAACATGAATGGAATCCGGCTCGGTGGAGATGGATCGCAGATCTGTTTCCGCCCCATTTACAGAGGTCCAAACACAGAAGGTAAGGGGCGCATCGCTTGACCTTCTGCGGTTTCTCTGGTATGATTTCCATGAATGGAGCGCCCAAGTTGGGCGGTCCTGGGCGTATGCCCCATCGTCCAGAAGCGGGCAATGCTCAGGGTGAGAGGGGTCGCCGCAGTTCCCGCAATCGGCGTCCCGCCGTTGGGTTATCTGATGGTTCAGAGGTAACGCCCCAGCACTCCGCAACGTTGATACTACAATGGTCGGTTAGGTCTCAGCACACGACTGAAGAAGCGCTTGGTCAGAGCACATCAGCACGAGGATGGGGCGTTTCCTACCAGAGCATCAGTGCCAGTTTCGGAACGGAAGTGCTGGCCTTGCGCTGGACAATATGGTACATTCTTATGGTCAGCCTTGGTGACGGACCGACGAAGGGGCGGACAAGGAGATTAGGGGTTGTACGTGCCGCCTCATCGCCAGATAGGACGACCAGGATGCAGCACGAGCTATGGTCCTACCCGGTTCAGCCTCCGGGAACAGGGCCGCTGACCGGAACTTGGGGTTAGTTTGCTGCCTGACACAGACATCGCATCGCGTGCATGTGATGCTGTGAGCTCGGGCGTCGAAGAAAATCTGTTCGGGGGCAGACGCTATGACACACCGTACACCTCTCCTCGGGGCATTGTTGATTGTCGGGTTGGCTCTCCAGGTCCTGCTCATCGCCACGGCGGCGGCGTTCACAGACCTCGAAGTGACTTACATCGAAAGAAATCCGAAGTACAAAAGCTACCAGGGGCGCGTGCTCTATAGCGGAAAGACCTTCACTGATGACTACACGCCGTATTGGGCTACCTACGCCTACGCGATCTCAGGCCAGACGCCGGCGACCAAACGTTGGCCGGACAACGGCGAGACCGTAACGTTCACGGCCCACATCTACAACCGCGGCGATACGGACGTACCAAGCTTCACCTACGAGTGGCGGCTCGACGATGCGCTGATCGGCTCGGGCACATACTCGACGGCGACGCCGGCCGGCGGCTTCGTCACGCTCAGCAAGACGTGGTCGTGGGCGTTCGCCCTGCACCGCATCAGGTTCGAGATCACCGGCCCGGGCGACGACAAGGCGAGCAACGATTTCATCGAGGATTTCACCAATGCGCTGACGATGCTGACCTTCGTCGACTGCGGCTTCGCCGACGAGTTCGAAGCCTCCACGCCGAGCTGGCCGCTCGCGCAGACCGACTCGATCATGGAATGGCTCCAGCGCCACCGCCAGCGGCTCAACGACATGTTCGAGGCTGCGGGCAGCCAGTGCCGCGTGCGCTACGACCGCCTGGAGTACACCACCGACGGTGCCGGCACGCCCTCCTACGACACGACCGACTACGACAGCCTGTGGCCCACGCGCCTCTACCAGGGCCAGGGCGATCCGCGCAGCCCTGGCTACTACAGCGCAGAGGATGACATCGACTACGGCTACCTGCACGAGACCGGCCACCAGCTCGGCATCATCGACCTCTACCGGCTCGACGTGAGCCCCGAACAGAACTTGGTCAACGGGCAGGGCTACTCGGCCATGCCGGGACTCATGCACGGCTGCAGCAACTTCATCTCCGAGCACACGGCGCTTGCCATGGACCA
The sequence above is a segment of the Verrucomicrobiota bacterium genome. Coding sequences within it:
- a CDS encoding polyphenol oxidase family protein, coding for MVIGCAGVHQPLNAVVERGDVALHELDGISYLTYPALDALPGVRALTTLRESGTTHKPHRCGGQWLDRFIPWLQRALDVPEATFCAGEQVHGTACMLVGSQDAPRPGRLRRFIETDALLTTVPAVGLIVITADCVPVFLAEPAARAVGIIHAGKAGTGLEITGYATGLFYSTTSAERANTTALIGPSIGDGCYPVRLWDENVRQLRDTGLERIITPAICTRCNLDRFYSYRAEKGCTGRMVSAIILAEA
- a CDS encoding YggS family pyridoxal phosphate-dependent enzyme; translated protein: MARNLDAIRGRIADAAERAGRSPDDVTLVCVTKTRSLDEIRAALDWGVPVLGESRVQEAAEKIPQLPHTVTWHLIGHLQRNKVKHALELFDMIHSVDSLRLAEEIESRAAAAQEIVPVLIEVNVAGEDSKFGAALDEVEQLAETIGRMPNVDLAGLMTMAPFVDDPETVRHIFSGLRELRDRIRDEHGLDLPHLSMGMTQDYEVAVEEGATMVRIGSAVFEQ
- a CDS encoding YggU family protein, whose protein sequence is MLEIATKGEAVIVKVRVQPKASRDAIVGEYSGALKVSVTAPPDKGKANKAVVEVLARALGIAKSNVELTGGAASRGKTFAIRGATKAQVEALATGGA
- a CDS encoding NUDIX hydrolase codes for the protein MKTNPKHCRECGGALATRPIEGRPRAVCPACGSISYVNPVPAAAVAVVEHGCILLVKRAVEPKKGLWSLPAGFLEIDETVQECAVRETKEETGLDVALDGIIDVITVFDDPRYVCLLVVFAAHVVGGTLAPGDDAAEAGAFGLDELPPIAFKSHVRVIRAALDKA
- a CDS encoding ZIP family metal transporter codes for the protein MIEWMSGIHPVLQALIATCFTWFLTALGAAAVFTTKHMSRKLLDGMLAFAAGVMIAASCWSLLIPSIAMSNGHTLGSWFPAAAGFLLGGVFLRVVDRILPHLHLNAPRSEAEGLPTHWKRTTLLILAITLHNIPEGLAVGVAFGAVAAGLPSATLAGAFALALGIGIQNFPEGMAVSMPLRRDGMGRLRAFWYGQLSAVVEPVAGVIGAAVVLAAQPVLPYALAFAAGAMIFVVVEEIIPEAERSGNTDIATAGAMIGFTVMMILDVALG
- a CDS encoding aldo/keto reductase translates to MRYRTLGGTGKEISLLSFGGGRLPDDEDEAAVLVSAAAARGINYFETAPGYCGGTCERKIGLGLKAHRESVFISAKSMVDGESDGDSLRRKVEASLQALQVDYLDFYHFWAFGWRWWDHARKPGGALEAVRKLQHEGVIRHFGFTSHDSADNVMKLMATGEFECATLQYSILSAEQERAIAYANAQGIGTIAMCPLAGGLLVDPAKRLRAVLPDSAEVQESARSATSAEFALRFVWSCEGMTAAVSGIATVAELDENVAIADRFEPLVPDDRERVHAILREFSVIGHRFCTGCHYCMPCPNGVWIPSIFRLLNYARMFKMIDPGRWQYGQWPEEVRAEACTECGQCEPKCPHGVPIMAQLKEAAELFGDRGTGKGE
- a CDS encoding aldo/keto reductase; amino-acid sequence: MKYRALGRTGLEVSLLSFGCMRLPKDEEEAATLIAASVDKGINYFETSPGYCDGTSERKVGLGVKGRRDKVIVSTKSGVGAETTGDSLRAKVEASLEALGTGYLDFYQFWGFEWQWFDHARKPGGAIEAVGKLQDEGVIRHFGFTSHDTGENVIKLIDTGEFESATVDYHILNREKEEAIAHARRQGVGIVIMCPVAGGLLASPSKKLSGLFPAGGTSATNAELALRFVWSNSGVTTAASGMESLSDLEENVAAVERFEPVTQADRAQVLKVLDEFAALGHAFCTGCRYCLPCPNDVWIPGIFKLVNYARIYGLGDAARKQYWGEYPEKSRASACIECGECEPKCPHGIPIIAQLKEAAELLGDSGQSPSTPEEAGG